One genomic region from Cydia amplana chromosome Z, ilCydAmpl1.1, whole genome shotgun sequence encodes:
- the LOC134661774 gene encoding ubiquitin carboxyl-terminal hydrolase MINDY-3 homolog has protein sequence MQMLIGSAEEKASGSVRALEEKVEMSESAGAGAGSEPRGGSAVMERELENTRRLLWGEQVKEEVFRRWAQGFTFSADEPSALTQQEGGPCAAIAPVQGFLLKILLSETPGHSLRDLTSEKCNSLLVRAVCTILSQCLAPKYNVAVYQQKNETEAETSSASATEETETLDQFHRRIEIHSFQGLSEVEAFYTRNIRVLKDKYGVLLLLYSVILSKGVGVVEAELSELSDPLIHSTYGYGSQGLINLMLTGRAVAHVWDHDQVVGGLRLRGIERQNDIGFLTIMEHMQYCTVGSFYKNPKHPVWVLASETHLTVLFSFERRLAAPETAGESAERIFRSFDPEGNNFIPSAALQDVLCAAELVSEPEYVELMRRKLDAENLGIILLSAFMEEFFPSCERGCPDTFTLHHYNGLARSNPAGRVVYRAGRAALLECHMRAASADPMLTCLQTKWPSIDLVWDEGSSPSLN, from the coding sequence ATGCAAATGTTGATCGGTTCCGCCGAAGAAAAGGCGAGTGGTTCCGTACGAGCTTTAGAAGAAAAAGTGGAGATGAGCGAAAGCGCCGGAGCTGGAGCGGGCAGCGAGCCGCGCGGGGGCTCCGCGGTCATGGAGCGCGAGCTGGAGAACACGCGGCGGCTGCTGTGGGGCGAGCAGGTCAAGGAGGAGGTGTTCCGGCGCTGGGCGCAGGGCTTCACGTTCAGCGCCGACGAGCCCAGCGCGCTCACGCAACAGGAGGGCGGGCCCTGCGCAGCCATCGCGCCTGTGCAGGGCTTCCTCCTCAAGATCCTCCTGTCAGAGACGCCCGGCCACAGCCTGCGTGACCTCACCTCGGAGAAGTGCAACTCGCTCCTCGTCCGAGCCGTGTGTACAATACTAAGCCAGTGTCTAGCGCCTAAGTATAATGTGGCGGTGTACCAACAAAAAAACGAAACGGAAGCTGAAACCAGCTCGGCCAGTGCCACCGAAGAGACGGAAACCTTGGACCAGTTTCATCGGAGGATCGAAATTCACTCCTTCCAAGGATTGTCAGAGGTAGAGGCGTTCTACACTAGAAACATTCGTGTGTTGAAGGACAAGTATGGAGTGCTGCTTCTGTTGTATAGTGTGATTCTCAGCAAGGGAGTAGGTGTTGTTGAAGCGGAGCTGTCAGAGTTGTCGGACCCCCTCATACACTCCACATATGGATATGGGTCACAGGGACTGATAAACTTGATGCTGACAGGGCGAGCCGTGGCTCATGTGTGGGACCATGACCAGGTGGTCGGGGGCCTTCGGCTGCGCGGCATTGAACGGCAAAACGATATCGGTTTTCTCACTATAATGGAGCACATGCAGTATTGCACTGTGGGGTCATTCTACAAGAATCCAAAGCATCCTGTGTGGGTGCTAGCGTCCGAGACGCACTTGACGGTGCTTTTCTCGTTCGAAAGGCGGTTGGCGGCGCCAGAGACGGCAGGAGAGTCCGCCGAGCGGATCTTCCGCTCCTTCGATCCAGAGGGTAATAATTTCATCCCATCGGCAGCATTGCAGGACGTGCTGTGCGCCGCCGAGCTCGTGTCAGAGCCAGAATACGTGGAGCTCATGCGGCGCAAGCTGGACGCGGAGAACCTGGGGATTATCCTGCTGAGCGCGTTCATGGAGGAGTTTTTCCCGTCGTGCGAGCGCGGCTGCCCTGACACGTTCACGCTGCATCACTACAATGGGCTAGCGCGGAGCAACCCGGCCGGGCGCGTAGTGtaccgcgcggggcgcgcggcgcTGCTGGAGTGCCACATGCGCGCCGCCTCGGCCGACCCCATGCTCACCTGCCTGCAGACCAAGTGGCCCAGCATCGACCTGGTCTGGGACGAGGGCAGCTCGCCCTCCCTCAACTGA
- the LOC134660713 gene encoding transmembrane protease serine 9-like, translated as MPNGCQKCWEEFKGWLKAFTPVETFLTVLEALLLAVLIVFIVFLVLHFLSCRGELESRQSSTLDPAFHITTGAPRFSTRSVTAGSHNDTTGRKTRPTCTYTKEPKSTLATTSANETSASSSPYLTDVPTYATPTHPDQIVPIESDGELAVEDERSHVMALVKIKPSGVTFGCILTVVAERWVLTAASCLDSIEEVDSLDNFVIMENYDALNKGRSHAVSDVRVHPLYEGGNKSYDLALLRSEDGLGRPPVKMASLLDYFKLPMGEAGNILGFGRFRTIDQSAPQQVHSAVVHILPSSHCTPPESLTLERHLIPLEPVARGRCGLAPLCLGVLHARGAPCNFCAGAPLLRAGALLGVMADNGQCGAACEPALYANVAAQQQWIHASIS; from the exons atgccAAACGGATGCCAGAAATGTTGGGAAGAATTCAAGGGATGGCTAAAGGCTTTTACGCCCGTAGAAACCTTTTTGACTGTACTAGAAGCTTTACTATTAGCGGTACTTATAGTgtttatagtatttttggtTCTTCATTTTCTATCGTGTCGAGGGGAACTGGAGAGTCGTCAGAGTTCGACCTTGGACCCGGCCTTTCATATCACGACGGGGGCTCCAAGGTTCTCGACAAGGAGTGTGACTGCAGGGAGTCATAATGACACTACCGGGAGGAAAACTCGGCCAACCTGCACTTATACTAAGGAGCCAAAAAGTACACTGGCTACGACGTCTGCGAACGAAACTAGCGCCTCCTCGAG TCCGTACTTAACCGACGTACCAACGTACGCAACGCCGACGCACCCCGACCAGATCGTCCCGATCGAATCGGACGGCGAGCTAGCCGTCGAGGACGAGAGAAGTCACGTGATGGCCTTAGTGAAGATCAAGCCGAGTGGTGTGACGTTCGGGTGCATTCTGACGGTGGTGGCGGAGCGGTGGGTGCTCACCGCTGCGAGCTGCTTGGATTCCATTGAAGAG GTCGACTCTCTAGACAACTTCGTCATAATGGAAAACTACGACGCCCTAAACAAGGGTCGATCTCACGCGGTGTCCGACGTGCGCGTGCATCCCCTCTACGAGGGCGGCAACAAGTCGTACGACCTGGCGCTGCTGCGGAGTGAGGACGGGCTGGGCAGACCCCCGGTCAAGATGGCGTCGCTTTTGGATTACTTCAAGCTGCCTATGGGGGAGGCGGGGAATATATTGGGCTTTGGGAGGTTCAG AACAATAGATCAGAGCGCACCACAGCAAGTCCACTCCGCTGTCGTCCACATCCTCCCCTCCTCGCACTGCACGCCCCCCGAGTCCCTGACCCTGGAGCGCCACCTGATCCCGCTGGAGCCGGTAGCCCGCGGGCGCTGCGGGCTCGCGCCGCTCTGCCTCGGCGTGCTGCACGCGCGCGGCGCGCCCTGCAACTTCTGCGCGGGCGCGCCGCTGCTGCGCGCGGGCGCGCTGCTCGGCGTCATGGCGGACAACGGCCAGTGCGGCGCGGCGTGCGAGCCGGCGCTCTATGCCAACGTGGCCGCGCAACAACAATGGATCCACGCTAGTAttagctaa
- the LOC134660877 gene encoding U11/U12 small nuclear ribonucleoprotein 35 kDa protein-like, translated as MSQQEDKFQRYATEYDPVKIGSIDGTDTIPHDRAILRALESEYVPNKSVRGDPRHTVFVARLHPRTTQDTLISEFSNCGKILRCRLIKDIVTGKSKQYALIEFEKSSDIDRALLKHKEYIDNTEVIVEREVGRVLKGWKPRRLGGGFGGNKNSGQLRFGCRDRPFKRPIKVGEDRRD; from the exons ATGTCTCAACAAGAAGACAAGTTTCAGCGGTATGCTACAGAGTACGATCCAGTGAAAATTGGCTCGATCGATG GCACGGACACGATACCGCACGACCGAGCCATCCTCCGGGCACTTGAGTCAGAGTACGTCCCCAACAAGTCGGTGCGAGGGGACCCGCGGCACACCGTATTTGTGGCACGGCTGCATCCCAGGACAACCCAG GATACCCTCATATCAGAATTCTCCAACTGTGGCAAAATCCTACGCTGCCGTCTCATCAAGGACATAGTGACAGGCAAATCCAAGCAGTACGCTCTCATAGAGTTCGAAAAGAGCTCCGACATCGACCGGGCTCTGCTGAAACACAAAGAATACATCGATAACACAGAAGTTATTGTTGAAAGAGAGGTGGGAAGAGTTTTGAAGGGTTGGAAGCCTCGGAGACTGGGGGGAGGGTTCGGGGGGAATAAGAACTCTGGACAGCTCAGGTTCGGATGCAGGGATAGGCCCTTCAAGAGGCCTATCAAGGTTGGAGAGGATAGGAGAGATTGA